A genomic window from Streptomyces sp. NBC_00234 includes:
- a CDS encoding histone-like nucleoid-structuring protein Lsr2 — protein sequence MAQRVVVTLSDDIDGGTAAETVTFALDGKSYEIDLNPANAKKLRKTLAPYMAAGRKQTNAGKHGKAPVSYHHTSLAPDPAAVRAWARSHRMEVPARGRIPKKVYEAFHAAS from the coding sequence GTGGCTCAGCGCGTAGTGGTTACGCTCTCCGACGACATCGACGGGGGAACAGCGGCGGAAACGGTCACCTTCGCCCTGGACGGGAAGTCGTACGAGATCGACCTCAATCCCGCCAACGCAAAGAAACTGCGCAAGACGCTGGCGCCGTACATGGCAGCGGGGCGGAAGCAGACAAATGCCGGCAAGCACGGCAAGGCTCCCGTCTCGTACCACCACACGTCGCTCGCCCCCGATCCGGCGGCGGTCCGCGCCTGGGCCCGGTCGCACCGGATGGAGGTGCCGGCCCGGGGCCGCATCCCCAAGAAGGTCTACGAGGCGTTCCACGCCGCCAGTTGA
- the purS gene encoding phosphoribosylformylglycinamidine synthase subunit PurS, with the protein MARVVVDVMLKPEILDPQGQAVQRALPRLGFEGIADVRQGKRFELEVEGPVDAAALARINEMAETFLANTVIEDFVVKVEEEK; encoded by the coding sequence GTGGCACGCGTCGTAGTCGACGTCATGCTCAAGCCGGAGATCCTCGACCCGCAGGGACAGGCTGTGCAGCGCGCACTGCCCCGTCTCGGCTTCGAAGGAATCGCGGACGTACGTCAGGGAAAGCGTTTCGAGCTCGAGGTCGAGGGGCCGGTCGACGCCGCAGCCCTCGCCCGCATTAACGAGATGGCCGAGACCTTCCTCGCCAACACCGTCATCGAGGACTTCGTCGTGAAGGTGGAGGAGGAGAAGTGA
- the purQ gene encoding phosphoribosylformylglycinamidine synthase subunit PurQ, with protein MTARIGVVTFPGTLDDRDSLRAVRIAGAEPVSLWHRDKDLHQVDAVVLAGGFSYGDYLRAGAISRFSPVMETIIEQAKAGMPVLGICNGFQILTEAHLLPGAMLRNNHLHFICRDQKLKVENAETAWTADYSAGQEISVPLKNVDGRYTADERTLDELEAEGRVAFRYLDVNPNGSLRDIAGITNAAGNVVGLMPHPEHAVEPLIGTGRTDGLGFFTSIIKKLVNA; from the coding sequence GTGACCGCTCGTATCGGCGTCGTCACTTTTCCCGGCACCCTCGACGACCGGGACAGCCTGCGGGCCGTCCGGATCGCGGGCGCCGAACCCGTATCCCTCTGGCACCGCGACAAGGACCTGCATCAGGTCGACGCCGTGGTCCTGGCGGGGGGTTTCTCCTACGGCGACTATCTGCGGGCCGGAGCCATCTCCCGTTTCTCGCCGGTGATGGAGACCATCATCGAGCAGGCGAAGGCGGGGATGCCGGTCCTCGGTATCTGCAACGGCTTCCAGATCCTCACCGAGGCGCATCTGCTGCCCGGCGCCATGCTGCGCAACAACCACCTCCACTTCATCTGCCGTGACCAGAAGCTGAAGGTGGAGAACGCGGAGACCGCGTGGACCGCGGACTACTCCGCGGGCCAGGAGATCTCCGTACCTCTGAAGAACGTGGACGGCCGGTACACCGCCGACGAGCGCACGCTCGACGAGCTGGAGGCCGAGGGCCGCGTCGCGTTCCGCTATCTGGACGTGAACCCGAACGGTTCGCTGCGCGACATCGCCGGCATCACCAATGCCGCGGGCAACGTCGTCGGTCTGATGCCGCACCCGGAGCACGCCGTTGAGCCGCTGATCGGAACCGGTCGCACCGACGGTCTCGGATTCTTCACCTCGATCATCAAGAAGCTGGTCAACGCATGA
- the purL gene encoding phosphoribosylformylglycinamidine synthase subunit PurL, whose amino-acid sequence MSLDTVKHAAETPDAEQPWKELGLKEDEYARIREILDRRPTGAELAMYSVMWSEHCSYKSSKVHLKQFGEKVPENDAMLVGIGENAGVVDVGQGYAVTFKVESHNHPSYIEPYQGAATGVGGIVRDILAMGARPVAVVDPLRFGAADHPDTRRVLPGIVAGIGGYGNCLGLPNIGGEVVFDACYQGNPLVNAGCIGVMKHEDIHLAQASGPGNKVILYGARTGGDGIGGVSVLASETFDDTKPTKRPAVQVGDPFQEKLLIECTLEIFKEKLVAGIQDLGGAGLSCATSELASAGSGGMRVELDTVPLRDSSLSPEEILMSESQERMCAIVEPQHVDRFMEICEKWDVIATVIGEVTEGSQLEIFWHGEQIVDVPPRSVAHEGPTYHRPFARPSWQDALQADDAGKLARPANGAELREQVLKLVGSPNQASKSWITDQYDRFVQGNTVLAMPEDAGMVRIDEKSNLGVAMATDGNGRYAKLDPYTGAQLALAESYRNVAASGAKPLAISDCLNFGSPEDPDVMWQFAEATRGLADGCLELGTPVTGGNVSLYNQTGETAIHPTPVVAVLGVIDDVTRRTPVAFAEEGQLLYLLGDTHEEFGGSAWSEVIHQHLGGMPPKVDLGREKLLGEILISASRDGMIDAAHDLSDGGLIQAVTESCLRGGKGARLVVPDGLDAFTFLFSESAGRAIVSIPRSEELRFNDMCGARGLPVTRIGVVDGEEIEVQGEFSIPLSELRTAHEGTLEGLFA is encoded by the coding sequence ATGAGCCTGGATACGGTCAAGCACGCGGCCGAGACCCCGGACGCCGAACAGCCCTGGAAGGAGCTCGGCCTCAAGGAGGACGAGTACGCCCGGATCCGCGAGATCCTGGACCGCCGTCCCACCGGTGCCGAGCTCGCCATGTACTCCGTGATGTGGTCCGAGCACTGCTCCTACAAGAGCAGCAAGGTCCACCTCAAGCAGTTCGGCGAGAAGGTCCCCGAGAACGACGCGATGCTCGTCGGCATCGGCGAGAACGCCGGTGTGGTCGACGTCGGCCAGGGGTACGCGGTCACCTTCAAGGTCGAGTCGCACAACCACCCCTCGTACATCGAGCCCTACCAGGGCGCGGCCACCGGCGTCGGCGGCATCGTCCGCGACATCCTCGCCATGGGTGCCCGCCCGGTCGCGGTCGTCGACCCGCTGCGCTTCGGTGCGGCCGACCACCCCGACACCCGGCGGGTCCTGCCGGGCATCGTCGCGGGCATCGGCGGCTACGGGAACTGTCTGGGCCTGCCGAACATCGGCGGCGAGGTCGTCTTCGACGCCTGCTACCAGGGCAACCCGCTCGTCAACGCCGGCTGCATCGGCGTGATGAAGCACGAGGACATCCACCTCGCCCAGGCTTCCGGGCCCGGCAACAAGGTGATCCTGTACGGCGCCCGCACCGGCGGCGACGGCATCGGCGGCGTCTCCGTGCTGGCTTCGGAGACCTTCGACGACACCAAGCCCACCAAGCGCCCCGCCGTCCAGGTCGGCGACCCGTTCCAGGAGAAGCTCCTCATCGAGTGCACCCTGGAGATCTTCAAGGAGAAGCTCGTCGCGGGCATCCAGGACCTCGGCGGCGCCGGGCTCTCCTGCGCCACGAGCGAGCTGGCCTCCGCGGGCTCCGGCGGTATGCGCGTCGAGCTGGACACGGTTCCGCTGCGCGACTCCTCCCTCTCGCCCGAGGAAATCCTCATGAGCGAGTCGCAGGAGCGCATGTGTGCGATCGTCGAGCCGCAGCACGTCGACCGCTTCATGGAGATCTGCGAGAAGTGGGACGTCATCGCCACCGTCATCGGTGAGGTGACCGAGGGTTCGCAGCTGGAGATCTTCTGGCACGGCGAGCAGATCGTGGACGTTCCGCCGCGGTCGGTGGCCCACGAGGGCCCGACGTACCACCGCCCGTTCGCCCGTCCGTCGTGGCAGGACGCGCTGCAGGCGGACGACGCCGGCAAGCTGGCTCGTCCGGCAAACGGCGCGGAGCTGCGGGAGCAGGTCCTCAAGCTGGTCGGCTCCCCGAACCAGGCATCCAAGTCCTGGATCACGGACCAGTACGACCGGTTCGTGCAGGGCAACACCGTGCTCGCGATGCCCGAGGACGCGGGCATGGTCCGGATCGACGAGAAGTCGAACCTGGGCGTGGCCATGGCGACCGACGGCAACGGCCGGTACGCGAAGCTCGACCCGTACACGGGTGCGCAGCTCGCGCTGGCGGAGTCGTACCGCAATGTTGCCGCGTCCGGCGCCAAGCCGCTCGCGATCTCGGACTGCCTGAACTTCGGTTCGCCCGAGGATCCGGACGTCATGTGGCAGTTCGCCGAGGCCACCCGTGGTCTCGCGGACGGCTGCCTGGAGCTCGGCACCCCGGTCACCGGCGGCAACGTGTCGCTGTACAACCAGACCGGTGAGACGGCGATCCACCCGACGCCGGTCGTGGCCGTGCTCGGTGTGATCGACGACGTCACGCGGCGTACGCCGGTCGCCTTCGCGGAAGAGGGCCAGCTCCTCTACCTGCTGGGCGACACGCACGAGGAGTTCGGTGGCTCGGCCTGGTCCGAGGTCATCCACCAGCACCTCGGCGGCATGCCGCCCAAGGTCGACCTGGGCCGCGAGAAGCTGCTCGGCGAGATCCTGATCTCGGCGTCCCGCGACGGCATGATCGACGCGGCGCACGACCTCTCGGACGGCGGCCTGATCCAGGCGGTCACCGAGTCCTGCCTGCGCGGTGGGAAGGGTGCACGGCTCGTCGTGCCGGACGGCCTCGACGCGTTCACCTTCCTCTTCTCCGAGTCGGCCGGGCGCGCGATCGTCTCGATCCCGCGCAGCGAGGAGCTCCGCTTCAACGACATGTGCGGTGCACGGGGCCTGCCCGTGACCCGGATCGGTGTCGTGGACGGCGAGGAGATCGAGGTCCAGGGCGAGTTCAGCATTCCGCTGAGCGAGCTGCGTACGGCGCACGAGGGGACCCTGGAGGGTCTGTTCGCCTGA
- a CDS encoding ArsR/SmtB family transcription factor: MELEERVAELERRLAVLEQATDSGGTPSLGDGDFWALAGLKDQLGRLDGAADGGVLFTGSVRLPAGEQYEWQYGALTAGLLGSDEDRPDWADAAEPLAALGHPVRLRLLREILGGRRTAAELAELDETGTTGQIYHHLRLLTGAGWLHTTGRGRYEVPAARVVPLLVVLTAARP, from the coding sequence GTGGAGCTTGAGGAGCGGGTCGCCGAGCTGGAACGCCGACTGGCGGTGCTGGAGCAGGCGACGGACAGCGGCGGGACGCCGAGTCTGGGCGACGGCGACTTCTGGGCGCTGGCCGGGCTGAAGGACCAGCTCGGCCGGCTCGACGGCGCCGCCGACGGCGGGGTGCTGTTCACGGGCTCCGTACGGCTGCCGGCCGGTGAGCAGTACGAGTGGCAGTACGGCGCACTCACCGCAGGGCTCCTGGGTTCGGACGAGGACCGCCCCGACTGGGCGGACGCCGCCGAACCACTGGCCGCGCTCGGCCATCCGGTACGGCTGCGGCTGCTCCGGGAGATCCTCGGCGGCCGGCGTACCGCTGCCGAGCTGGCCGAGCTGGACGAGACAGGCACGACCGGTCAGATCTACCACCACCTGCGCCTGCTGACCGGCGCGGGCTGGCTGCACACCACGGGACGCGGGCGCTACGAGGTACCGGCGGCCCGGGTGGTGCCGCTGCTGGTGGTCCTCACGGCCGCCCGGCCCTGA
- a CDS encoding M23 family metallopeptidase yields MSVRKAVMILYRCCWIVFVALVLVSVLADPLVPYGLTFVPAGLAIVIGLTVGRRSRTDLAKAGPPVEVGPPVTGRWTALNSPADKVPSHGTHGYGQTYAIDIVAEPEGDGVPVRPPFRWLWPVVRRNEDFPAFGAPLLAVADGTVVHASDGQRDHLSRNSGPALAYLMLVEASVRDMAGAGRIVGNHIVLDLGDGTYAVYAHLRRGSLQVRAGDTVREGQLLARCGNSGNSTEPHVHFQLMDHPDLDVGRGVPFTWRGLGIPANGEAFVADEAVSSG; encoded by the coding sequence ATGTCCGTTCGTAAAGCCGTCATGATCCTCTACCGCTGCTGCTGGATCGTCTTCGTCGCACTGGTGCTCGTGAGCGTCCTCGCGGATCCGCTCGTCCCCTACGGGCTGACGTTCGTGCCCGCGGGCCTGGCGATCGTCATCGGTCTCACCGTGGGCCGCCGCAGCCGTACGGACCTGGCGAAGGCGGGGCCGCCGGTGGAGGTCGGTCCGCCGGTGACGGGCCGCTGGACCGCGCTCAACAGCCCGGCGGACAAGGTGCCCAGCCACGGCACGCACGGCTACGGACAGACGTACGCGATCGACATCGTCGCCGAACCGGAGGGTGACGGCGTCCCCGTACGCCCGCCGTTCCGGTGGCTGTGGCCCGTCGTCCGCCGCAACGAGGACTTCCCCGCGTTCGGCGCCCCGCTGCTCGCGGTGGCGGACGGCACAGTCGTGCACGCGAGCGACGGGCAGCGCGACCACCTCAGCCGGAACTCCGGCCCGGCGCTCGCCTATCTGATGCTGGTCGAGGCGTCCGTACGCGACATGGCCGGCGCGGGCAGGATCGTCGGCAACCACATCGTGCTCGACCTCGGCGACGGTACGTACGCCGTGTACGCCCATCTCCGGCGCGGCTCGCTCCAGGTGAGGGCGGGGGACACCGTACGGGAGGGACAGCTGCTCGCCCGGTGCGGGAATTCGGGCAACTCCACCGAACCGCATGTGCACTTCCAGCTGATGGACCACCCGGACCTCGATGTGGGCCGCGGGGTTCCCTTCACCTGGCGGGGGCTTGGCATCCCGGCCAACGGCGAGGCGTTCGTCGCCGACGAGGCTGTCAGCAGCGGCTGA
- a CDS encoding maleylpyruvate isomerase family mycothiol-dependent enzyme — MPPAKKRMRAYDYSRTLTAVLGQFGHVREAVRSLAPEQLALPARLGEWTVRDLAAHMTMALGRVSDSLELPEPAGGPKPELTLLEWPLSTAGRAGGIADATRALAEEWPDLDALYEVTATRFGELVPAAAGDRLVTTRAGTMRLGDFLVTRTVELVVHTDDLHRATGLDIPYDRQALAACTRLLADALADKAPGGSVEVRVPPFAVVQCIGGPKHTRGTPPNVVETDPLTWIRLATGRTRWARALDDAQVGASGERADLSPLLPLMG; from the coding sequence ATGCCACCGGCCAAGAAGCGCATGCGCGCGTACGACTACTCCAGGACCCTGACCGCGGTCCTGGGCCAGTTCGGCCACGTGCGGGAAGCCGTCCGCAGTCTCGCGCCCGAACAGCTGGCCCTGCCTGCCCGGTTGGGCGAGTGGACCGTACGGGACCTTGCCGCGCACATGACGATGGCCCTCGGGCGGGTCAGCGACAGCCTGGAGCTGCCCGAACCGGCCGGCGGACCGAAGCCCGAACTCACCCTGCTGGAGTGGCCGCTCTCCACGGCCGGGCGGGCCGGCGGGATCGCCGACGCCACCCGGGCCCTGGCCGAGGAATGGCCCGACCTCGACGCGCTGTACGAAGTGACCGCCACCAGGTTCGGGGAGCTCGTGCCCGCCGCGGCCGGCGACCGGCTGGTGACGACCCGGGCGGGCACCATGCGGCTGGGCGACTTCCTGGTCACCCGTACCGTCGAGCTCGTCGTGCACACGGACGACCTCCACCGGGCGACCGGCCTCGACATCCCGTACGACCGTCAGGCGCTCGCCGCGTGCACGCGGCTGCTCGCCGACGCACTCGCCGACAAGGCGCCCGGCGGGTCCGTCGAGGTGCGCGTCCCGCCCTTCGCGGTCGTCCAGTGCATCGGTGGCCCCAAGCACACCCGCGGTACCCCGCCCAATGTCGTGGAGACGGATCCGCTCACCTGGATCCGGCTCGCCACCGGCCGTACCCGGTGGGCGCGGGCGCTCGACGATGCGCAGGTCGGCGCCAGTGGTGAGCGGGCCGACCTGTCCCCTCTGCTCCCGCTGATGGGCTGA
- a CDS encoding META domain-containing protein translates to MHKQRMAVSVLALLTLAACGTESGSGAGSGSGNGDGSGTVRTDLPVTDVRWSVESLTVGGKRSTAPAGAHVEIDPKGRATGNLGCNHYTADARIDGDTVTLGPGTTTEMACEKDVQDFENALSRALSGPLDAAVVNKTLTLTTADGDTITLTSQPPAPLTGTTWTVTTLTEGETATSLSADTRDKAPRLTFGKDGTVEGNLGCNSFHGKATVAGSSISFGPLASTRKMCAQAEMDVERSMLAVLRGKTAYAIDHHALSLTAENGKGLGASAPGTEK, encoded by the coding sequence ATGCACAAACAACGTATGGCTGTCAGCGTCCTGGCCCTCCTCACCCTTGCCGCCTGCGGTACGGAGTCGGGCTCCGGAGCAGGATCCGGCTCGGGGAACGGCGACGGCAGCGGCACTGTGCGGACCGACCTGCCCGTCACCGACGTCCGTTGGAGCGTCGAGTCCCTGACGGTCGGCGGGAAGAGGTCCACCGCACCGGCCGGTGCCCATGTCGAGATCGACCCCAAGGGCCGGGCGACCGGAAACCTCGGCTGCAACCACTACACCGCCGATGCCCGCATCGACGGCGACACCGTGACCCTCGGGCCCGGCACCACCACCGAGATGGCGTGCGAGAAGGACGTGCAGGACTTCGAGAACGCCCTGTCCCGCGCGCTCAGCGGCCCGCTCGACGCCGCCGTGGTCAACAAGACCCTCACCCTGACGACGGCCGACGGGGACACGATCACCCTCACGTCCCAGCCCCCGGCCCCGCTCACCGGCACCACCTGGACGGTCACCACCCTGACCGAGGGCGAGACCGCGACCTCCCTGTCCGCCGACACCCGGGACAAGGCGCCCCGCCTCACCTTCGGCAAGGACGGCACGGTGGAGGGCAACCTCGGCTGCAACAGCTTCCACGGCAAGGCGACGGTGGCCGGCTCGTCGATCAGCTTCGGACCGCTCGCCTCCACCCGGAAGATGTGCGCGCAGGCCGAGATGGACGTCGAGCGGTCGATGCTCGCCGTCCTCCGGGGGAAGACGGCGTACGCGATCGATCACCACGCCCTGTCCCTCACCGCGGAGAACGGCAAGGGACTCGGCGCCTCCGCTCCCGGGACGGAGAAGTAG
- a CDS encoding sulfatase-like hydrolase/transferase → MPADQSNTSSPEGSSPSLTRRAFGTAVGATAATAAIGLPAAEAAAATPVATPREQPFRAARGRHARRPNILFILGDDLGWADLSSYGSPDIRTPNLDRLGRQGVRFTDAYSGSATCSPTRFSLYTGRYPGRTKGGLAEPIADRSVGLEPTHPTLASLLRGAGYSTALIGKWHCGYLPDYSPTKSGWDEFFGNFGGALEYYSKLGLGGEYDLYEGDAEYKDLRYYTRILTERASEYVQRDHDKPWLLNLNFTTPHWPWIADGDTEESAEIVRRIKAGDGSALWHADGGSLQKYKEMVEDLDRSVGEVLKALDRSGQAEDTLVFFASDNGGERFSYNWPLSGNKGSLQEGGIRVPAVLRWPARIDAHQVSDLPVFSPDWTATLLELGGARPDPAYPLDGTSLAGYLLRDEEPAERDLFWRVRGERALRRGDWKYYRGKAGTDQLFKLVDDQREQANRAKAEPELLAELRASWERTNAGLLPYPTGGA, encoded by the coding sequence ATGCCTGCAGATCAGTCGAACACCAGTTCCCCCGAGGGTTCGTCCCCCTCCCTGACCCGGCGCGCCTTCGGCACGGCGGTCGGTGCCACCGCCGCCACCGCCGCCATCGGCCTCCCGGCCGCCGAGGCCGCCGCAGCCACCCCGGTGGCCACACCGCGGGAGCAGCCGTTCCGGGCGGCTCGCGGCAGGCACGCGCGGCGGCCGAACATCCTCTTCATCCTCGGCGACGACCTGGGCTGGGCCGATCTCTCCTCGTACGGCTCCCCCGACATCCGCACGCCGAACCTGGACCGGCTCGGTCGGCAGGGGGTGCGGTTCACGGACGCGTACTCCGGTTCCGCGACCTGCTCCCCCACCCGGTTCAGCCTCTACACCGGGCGCTACCCGGGACGGACGAAGGGCGGGCTCGCCGAGCCCATCGCGGACCGGTCGGTGGGGCTGGAGCCCACGCACCCGACGCTCGCCTCACTGCTGCGCGGTGCGGGCTACTCCACCGCGCTGATCGGCAAGTGGCACTGCGGGTATCTGCCTGACTACAGCCCCACGAAGTCCGGCTGGGACGAGTTCTTCGGGAACTTCGGCGGGGCGCTGGAGTACTACTCCAAGCTCGGGCTCGGCGGCGAGTACGACCTGTACGAGGGCGACGCCGAGTACAAGGACCTGCGCTACTACACCCGCATCCTGACCGAGCGCGCGAGCGAGTACGTCCAGCGCGACCACGACAAGCCGTGGCTGCTCAATCTGAACTTCACCACCCCGCACTGGCCGTGGATCGCGGACGGGGACACCGAGGAGAGCGCCGAGATCGTGCGGCGCATCAAGGCGGGCGACGGAAGCGCGCTGTGGCACGCCGACGGCGGCTCGCTCCAGAAGTACAAGGAGATGGTCGAGGACCTGGACCGCTCGGTCGGCGAGGTCCTGAAGGCCCTCGACCGGTCCGGTCAGGCGGAGGACACCCTGGTCTTCTTCGCCAGCGACAACGGGGGTGAGCGGTTCTCGTACAACTGGCCCCTCTCCGGCAACAAGGGCTCGCTCCAGGAGGGCGGCATCCGGGTCCCGGCCGTACTGCGCTGGCCGGCCCGGATCGACGCGCACCAGGTCAGCGACCTGCCGGTGTTCTCGCCCGACTGGACCGCGACGCTCCTGGAGCTCGGCGGGGCCAGGCCGGACCCCGCCTACCCCCTGGACGGCACCAGCCTCGCCGGATACCTGCTGCGGGACGAGGAGCCCGCGGAGCGGGACCTGTTCTGGCGGGTGCGCGGGGAGCGGGCGCTGCGACGCGGTGACTGGAAGTACTACCGGGGGAAGGCAGGCACCGACCAGCTGTTCAAGCTGGTCGACGACCAGCGGGAACAGGCGAACCGGGCCAAGGCCGAGCCGGAGCTGCTGGCCGAGCTGCGGGCGTCCTGGGAGCGGACGAACGCGGGACTGCTGCCGTATCCGACGGGCGGTGCGTGA
- a CDS encoding putative leader peptide, whose amino-acid sequence MQPLGDHSVTLVERRHVDLGRVASAICRCV is encoded by the coding sequence ATGCAGCCCCTCGGTGATCACTCGGTCACGCTCGTGGAGCGCCGCCACGTCGATCTGGGACGTGTCGCGAGCGCCATCTGTCGCTGCGTCTAG